In Onychostoma macrolepis isolate SWU-2019 chromosome 14, ASM1243209v1, whole genome shotgun sequence, a single window of DNA contains:
- the ccdc69 gene encoding coiled-coil domain-containing protein 69 has translation MGCHNSKVCGRVSRKKKKNKAQGAEKHIKDIKLEDGSGTRSSEENLLGTYECQLKILHVVLAASGDQERDQLLKDHPGDICTLVHSIIEKVKTEITADLDDLHEKQMRSTLEQHQSATQELQQLHNEEKNVLNESHAAAENALKDQIEGLTSELKLFNELKRRAEESMLKRDLQRNIETHGSPGAFWEQEQESLLFVIEMKRERLQDQGNKLLQMETLVEKNLSLEDQLLQALQQSEDYSVRIDNYQSLIQQLSKEQKELQEALEKQSVQNQKLSQEKEELLFKLIHRRDSCSSFHLPSVIPTQASPS, from the exons aaaaaaaataaagcacaaGGAGCTGAGAAGCACATAAAGGACATCAAACTTGAAGATGGAAGTG GTACACGCTCATCTGAGGAGAATCTGTTGGGGACTTATGAGTGTCAGCTAAAGATACTACATGTGGTTTTGGCGGCTTCAGGAGACCAGGAGAGAGACCAGCTCCTCAAGGACCATCCTGGAGACATCTGCACTTTAGTCCACAGCATTATAGAGAAG GTAAAGACCGAGATAACCGCTGATCTAGATGATCTTCATGAAAAACAGATGAGGAGCACCTTAGAGCAGCATCAGAGCGCAACACAAG AGCTACAGCAATTACACAATGAAGAGAAGAATGTTTTAAATGAGTCTCATGCAGCAGCTGAGAATGCGCTGAAG GATCAGATTGAAGGGCTGACATCAGAGCTGAAGCTGTTCAACGAGTTAAAGCGCAGAGCGGAGGAGTCCATGCTCAAGAGAGACCTTCAGAGAAATATTGAG ACTCATGGCAGCCCTGGTGCGTTCTGGGAGCAGGAGCAGGAGAGTCTGTTATTTGTCATCGAAATGAAGCGTGAGCGTTTACAGGACCAGGGGAACAAGCTGCTGCAGATGGAAACACTG GTGGAGAAGAATCTGTCGCTGGAGGATCAGCTTCTGCAGGCTCTCCAGCAGAGCGAGGACTACAGTGTGCGGATAGACAACTACCAAAGCCTCATACA ACAACTGTCGAAGGAGCAGAAAGAGCTGCAGGAGGCGCTAGAGAAGCAGTCTGTGCAGAACCAGAAGCTCAGCCAGGAGAAAGAGGAGCTGCTCTTTAAACTCATACACCGCAGAGACTCATGCTCCTCCTTCCACCTTCCTTCTGTTATACCCACACAAGCGTCTCCCAGCTGA